One stretch of Rhizobium rhizoryzae DNA includes these proteins:
- the carB gene encoding carbamoyl-phosphate synthase large subunit, which yields MPKRQDIKSILIIGAGPIVIGQACEFDYSGTQACKALKEEGYRVILVNSNPATIMTDPGLADATYVEPITPEVVAKIIAKERPDALLPTMGGQTALNTALSLKRMGVLDRYNVEMIGAKPEAIDKAEDRALFREAMAKIGLETPRSMLANATEIKDADRKKHEAERTKLRETLSGDALDKALDELENKWNLGETDRKQRYMSHAMAIAAQALDVVGLPAIIRPSFTMGGTGGGIAYNRSEFFEIINSGLDASPTTEVLIEESVLGWKEYEMEVIRDRADNCIIICSIENIDPMGVHTGDSITVAPALTLTDKEYQIMRNASIAVLREIGVETGGSNVQFAVNPKDGRLVVIEMNPRVSRSSALASKATGFPIAKVAAKLAIGYTLDELENDITGGATPASFEPSIDYVVTKIPRFAFEKFPGAEPTLTTAMKSVGEVMAIGRTFAESLQKALRGLETGLTGLDEIEIPGLGQGDDKNAIRAAIGTPTPDRLRMVVQALRLGMSEAEVHEGCKIDPWFIAQFKAIVDMEARVREHGLPQDADNLRMLKAMGFSDARLASLTSTKPKDVAVLRNSLNVRPVFKRIDTCAAEFASPTAYMYSTYETPFVGVARSEAEISDAKKVVILGGGPNRIGQGIEFDYCCCHAAFALKDAGFEAIMINCNPETVSTDYDTSDRLYFEPLTAEDVIEILRAEQEKGEVVGVIVQFGGQTPLKLAEALEKNGIPILGTAPDMIDLAEDRDRFQKLLMKLDLAQPNNGIAYSVEQARLVASEIGFPLVVRPSYVLGGRAMQIIHNETMLQAYLLDTVPELVPEDIKQRYPNDKTGQINTLLGKNPLLFDSYLTNAIEVDVDALCDGENVFVSGIMEHIEEAGIHSGDSACSLPSRSFSPELLDELERQTTALAKALNVGGLMNVQYAIKDGTIYVLEVNPRASRTVPFVAKTIGAPIAKIAARIMAGEKLDAAIGAYGSKPDPRNLKHIAVKEAVFPFARFPGVDTLLGPEMRSTGEVIGLDRSFPLAFAKSQLGAGVELPREGSVFVSVRDDDKTRVLPAIKLLVEIGFKVLATGGTQRFLAENGIEAVKVNKVLEGRPHIEDAIRNRQVQLVINTTDSNKAISDSKSLRRAALMQKVPYYTTMAGAMAAAEAIEALKKGQLEVAPLQSYF from the coding sequence ATGCCGAAGCGCCAAGATATTAAGTCAATCCTCATCATCGGAGCAGGACCGATTGTCATCGGTCAGGCCTGCGAGTTCGACTATTCAGGCACTCAGGCCTGCAAGGCGCTGAAGGAAGAAGGCTACCGGGTCATTCTGGTCAACTCCAACCCGGCAACGATCATGACCGATCCGGGCTTGGCGGACGCGACTTATGTCGAGCCCATCACGCCGGAAGTTGTAGCCAAGATCATCGCCAAGGAACGTCCCGACGCGCTGCTGCCGACAATGGGCGGACAAACCGCGCTCAACACCGCACTTTCCCTGAAGCGAATGGGTGTTCTGGATCGCTATAATGTCGAAATGATCGGCGCGAAGCCGGAGGCCATCGACAAGGCCGAAGACCGCGCTCTCTTCCGTGAGGCGATGGCGAAGATCGGGCTGGAAACGCCCCGCTCCATGCTGGCGAACGCGACAGAAATCAAGGATGCCGACCGCAAGAAGCACGAGGCAGAGCGTACCAAGCTGCGCGAAACACTGTCCGGTGATGCGCTGGACAAGGCGCTGGACGAACTGGAAAACAAGTGGAACCTTGGCGAGACGGACCGCAAGCAGCGCTACATGAGCCATGCCATGGCTATCGCCGCCCAGGCGCTGGATGTCGTGGGCCTGCCTGCCATCATCCGTCCCTCCTTCACCATGGGCGGCACCGGCGGTGGCATTGCGTACAATCGCTCTGAATTCTTCGAGATCATCAATTCCGGTCTGGACGCCTCTCCGACCACGGAAGTGCTGATCGAGGAATCGGTTCTCGGCTGGAAGGAATATGAGATGGAAGTCATCCGCGACCGAGCGGATAACTGCATCATCATCTGCTCCATCGAAAACATTGATCCGATGGGCGTTCACACGGGTGACTCTATCACTGTCGCACCGGCGCTGACCCTGACGGACAAGGAATACCAGATCATGCGTAACGCATCGATCGCGGTACTGCGCGAAATCGGCGTGGAAACCGGCGGCTCGAACGTTCAGTTCGCCGTGAACCCCAAGGATGGCCGCCTGGTCGTCATCGAAATGAACCCGCGCGTGTCTCGCTCCTCCGCGCTCGCTTCCAAGGCAACCGGCTTCCCGATTGCCAAGGTCGCGGCCAAGCTCGCCATCGGCTACACGCTGGATGAGCTGGAGAACGATATCACCGGTGGCGCCACACCCGCCTCCTTCGAACCATCCATCGACTACGTCGTCACCAAGATCCCGCGCTTTGCTTTCGAGAAGTTCCCGGGTGCAGAACCGACGCTCACCACCGCCATGAAGTCGGTCGGTGAAGTCATGGCCATTGGCCGCACCTTTGCCGAATCTCTGCAGAAGGCCCTGCGCGGCCTTGAAACCGGCCTGACGGGCCTCGACGAAATTGAAATTCCGGGCCTGGGCCAGGGTGATGACAAGAACGCCATCCGCGCCGCCATCGGTACCCCGACGCCGGACCGCCTGCGCATGGTGGTTCAGGCGCTTCGTCTCGGCATGTCTGAAGCGGAAGTTCACGAAGGCTGCAAGATCGACCCGTGGTTCATCGCACAGTTCAAGGCTATTGTGGACATGGAAGCGCGCGTGCGTGAACACGGCCTGCCGCAGGACGCTGACAACCTGCGCATGCTGAAGGCCATGGGCTTCTCCGATGCCCGCCTCGCCTCGCTCACATCGACCAAGCCGAAGGATGTCGCGGTCCTGCGCAATAGCCTGAACGTACGTCCGGTCTTCAAGCGCATCGATACGTGCGCTGCCGAATTTGCTTCGCCGACCGCCTACATGTATTCGACCTACGAGACACCGTTCGTCGGCGTCGCCCGCTCGGAAGCTGAAATATCCGACGCCAAGAAGGTCGTGATCCTCGGCGGCGGTCCAAACCGTATCGGCCAGGGCATCGAGTTCGATTACTGCTGCTGCCATGCGGCCTTCGCGCTGAAGGATGCAGGCTTCGAAGCCATCATGATCAACTGCAACCCGGAAACCGTTTCCACTGACTACGATACCTCCGATCGCCTTTACTTCGAGCCGCTGACAGCCGAAGACGTGATCGAGATTCTTCGTGCAGAGCAGGAAAAGGGTGAGGTCGTCGGCGTCATCGTGCAGTTTGGTGGCCAGACACCGCTGAAGCTGGCCGAAGCTCTTGAAAAGAACGGCATCCCGATCCTGGGTACAGCGCCGGACATGATCGACCTTGCGGAAGATCGCGACCGCTTCCAAAAGCTCCTGATGAAGCTGGATCTCGCCCAGCCGAACAACGGCATTGCCTATTCGGTTGAACAGGCGCGTCTCGTCGCGTCCGAAATCGGCTTCCCGCTGGTCGTTCGTCCGTCCTACGTTCTGGGTGGCCGCGCCATGCAGATCATCCACAACGAGACCATGCTCCAGGCCTATCTTCTGGACACGGTGCCGGAACTGGTGCCGGAAGACATCAAGCAGCGCTATCCGAACGACAAGACGGGCCAGATCAACACGCTTCTCGGCAAGAACCCGCTGCTGTTCGACAGCTATCTGACCAACGCCATCGAAGTAGACGTGGATGCGCTGTGCGACGGTGAAAACGTATTCGTCTCCGGCATCATGGAGCATATCGAGGAAGCCGGTATTCACTCCGGCGACAGCGCCTGCTCGCTGCCATCGCGCTCCTTCTCGCCGGAACTGCTGGACGAACTGGAGCGCCAGACGACCGCTCTTGCAAAGGCGCTGAATGTCGGCGGTCTGATGAACGTTCAGTACGCGATCAAGGACGGCACGATCTACGTTCTGGAAGTCAACCCACGCGCCTCGCGTACCGTGCCCTTCGTCGCCAAGACCATCGGCGCGCCGATCGCCAAGATCGCCGCCCGCATCATGGCCGGTGAAAAGCTGGATGCGGCCATTGGCGCCTACGGTTCAAAGCCGGATCCGCGCAACCTGAAGCACATTGCCGTCAAGGAAGCCGTGTTTCCGTTTGCCCGCTTCCCGGGTGTCGATACGCTGCTCGGTCCGGAAATGCGTTCGACCGGCGAAGTCATCGGCCTCGACCGCAGCTTCCCGCTCGCTTTCGCCAAGAGCCAGCTGGGTGCTGGCGTGGAACTCCCGCGTGAAGGCTCCGTCTTCGTCTCGGTCCGCGATGACGACAAGACACGCGTCCTGCCTGCCATCAAACTGCTGGTCGAAATCGGCTTCAAGGTTCTGGCAACCGGCGGCACGCAGCGCTTCCTCGCTGAGAACGGCATTGAAGCCGTGAAGGTGAACAAGGTCCTGGAAGGTCGTCCGCATATCGAGGATGCGATCCGCAACCGTCAGGTCCAACTGGTCATCAATACGACCGATAGCAACAAGGCGATTTCCGACTCCAAGTCACTTCGTCGTGCAGCCCTGATGCAGAAGGTGCCCTATTACACCACCATGGCTGGCGCCATGGCCGCCGCGGAAGCAATCGAGGCCCTGAAGAAGGGCCAGCTGGAAGTCGCGCCGCTTCAGAGCTACTTCTGA
- a CDS encoding phosphatase PAP2 family protein: MNKPRFLLISLVLVSHVLVFGLARLLSMKIDFEPLLNLYGLIIVVFGSGILYASLRNMPPLRMALECVAYGFILTVPAAIATYLAIKVNMPLADEALVRMDAALHFDWHAFIRFIDERRLLAMSLAAAYFSFSFQLLGIPLLLVMFGRGPRAYAMVASYGLICFVASLISIWYPALGTYVVYGVSQEQLSHINAEFGFYFLQQFNAVRSDPDFVFSINRLAGILTFPSVHAAVAALCAWAMWDVKWLRYPFAVWNSMMAISAVSHANHYLVDVIAGVGVAGLVIAVVSMICGSQLTRAHTRSIFKGPLPVSSIH; encoded by the coding sequence GTGAACAAGCCGCGTTTTCTGCTCATTTCGCTCGTTCTCGTTTCTCATGTGCTGGTGTTCGGCCTCGCCCGGCTCCTGTCGATGAAGATCGATTTTGAACCACTGCTAAATCTTTATGGCCTGATCATCGTCGTCTTTGGCTCCGGCATCCTCTATGCCAGCCTGCGGAACATGCCCCCGCTGCGGATGGCGCTGGAATGTGTTGCATATGGCTTCATCCTGACGGTTCCGGCGGCTATCGCGACCTATCTCGCCATAAAGGTCAATATGCCCTTGGCGGACGAAGCCCTTGTGCGAATGGATGCGGCGCTGCATTTCGACTGGCATGCCTTCATCCGGTTCATCGATGAACGCAGGCTGTTGGCGATGAGCCTTGCCGCAGCCTATTTCAGCTTCAGCTTTCAGTTGTTGGGTATTCCGCTGCTGCTGGTGATGTTTGGAAGAGGTCCGCGCGCCTATGCAATGGTTGCCAGCTATGGCCTGATCTGCTTCGTGGCGAGCTTGATCTCCATCTGGTATCCGGCTCTCGGCACCTACGTGGTCTATGGCGTATCACAGGAGCAGCTTTCCCACATCAATGCCGAATTCGGTTTTTACTTCCTCCAGCAGTTCAATGCGGTGAGAAGTGATCCCGATTTCGTGTTTTCGATCAATCGGCTGGCCGGTATCCTGACATTTCCTTCCGTGCATGCCGCGGTTGCAGCGCTCTGTGCCTGGGCCATGTGGGATGTTAAGTGGCTGCGGTATCCTTTCGCTGTCTGGAACAGCATGATGGCGATATCCGCGGTTTCCCATGCCAATCACTATCTCGTCGATGTGATTGCGGGCGTTGGCGTGGCCGGGCTCGTGATAGCTGTCGTCAGCATGATCTGTGGCAGCCAACTCACGCGCGCCCACACTCGATCTATCTTTAAGGGTCCGTTGCCGGTCTCCAGCATCCACTGA
- a CDS encoding phosphatase PAP2 family protein, protein MNTLIFSSKEFGQGVLRSLADCLLRDAPLHAAILCYCLLALTGTVILEHGNILSLLQYLERAPQIFLLFMSSVLLATELIPVIMRAGRRRKLAYMRMLSHDRIARFLAGLILLISISIFLGAFTWFKTLLPALNGGFPHDPLLADLDRWLHGGTDPWRLLWSLPFASEALPVIGHGYSVLWYLLCFGGLFFVVTSPKADHLRGRYIASFLFCWIFLGNIVAGSLMSAGPAFYGAVTQDVERFRPLLLALSQDQSPFSASIFQSYLWFLHEKGLSGFGSGISAFPSIHVGLIVMNALFVWEHSRRWGAVAFAACLLTMASSVYLGWHYALDGYVAAGVMVLAHLMLKRMPRLQGQSMPAIRWPALIKS, encoded by the coding sequence ATGAATACACTAATTTTCTCATCTAAGGAGTTTGGCCAGGGCGTCCTTCGTTCATTGGCAGACTGCCTTCTCCGTGATGCGCCCCTTCATGCCGCCATCCTGTGCTATTGTCTTCTTGCCCTCACAGGCACGGTTATTCTGGAGCACGGTAATATTCTGTCGCTGCTTCAATATCTTGAGCGAGCTCCCCAGATATTCCTCCTTTTCATGTCCAGTGTCCTGTTAGCAACAGAACTGATTCCGGTCATTATGCGGGCGGGTCGCCGACGCAAACTGGCCTACATGCGGATGCTTTCGCATGACCGTATCGCCCGCTTCCTGGCAGGTCTGATTCTGCTCATCTCGATCTCAATCTTTCTCGGCGCATTCACCTGGTTCAAGACGCTTTTACCTGCCTTGAACGGTGGCTTCCCGCATGATCCACTTCTGGCAGATCTGGATCGCTGGCTTCATGGTGGAACGGATCCGTGGAGACTACTCTGGTCGCTGCCATTTGCATCCGAGGCGTTACCCGTCATCGGGCATGGGTACAGCGTCCTGTGGTACCTGCTGTGCTTCGGTGGGCTGTTCTTCGTGGTGACCTCCCCGAAGGCGGATCATCTGCGCGGGCGCTACATCGCGTCCTTTCTCTTTTGCTGGATCTTTCTTGGAAACATTGTTGCAGGAAGCTTGATGTCTGCTGGACCTGCCTTTTATGGCGCCGTGACTCAGGATGTTGAACGGTTCCGCCCGCTGCTTCTCGCACTGTCACAGGATCAATCCCCGTTTTCAGCCTCGATATTCCAGTCTTACCTCTGGTTTCTGCATGAGAAGGGATTGAGCGGTTTCGGTAGCGGAATATCCGCCTTCCCAAGCATCCATGTGGGACTCATCGTCATGAATGCACTCTTCGTCTGGGAGCATTCCAGACGGTGGGGGGCGGTAGCATTCGCTGCCTGCCTTCTCACAATGGCAAGTTCGGTCTACCTCGGTTGGCACTACGCTCTGGATGGCTATGTTGCCGCGGGGGTCATGGTGCTGGCGCATCTGATGTTGAAGCGGATGCCGCGTCTTCAGGGCCAGAGCATGCCAGCTATCAGGTGGCCTGCGCTCATCAAGAGCTGA
- the ypfJ gene encoding KPN_02809 family neutral zinc metallopeptidase, with protein sequence MEWRGRRQSDNIEDRRADGGGGFRSGPGFRIPIGGGGRGGGIGIGGLIFIVIVCFILGINPLTLLSGGDIDLGGGSSGQQQVQRAPQNDEMKAFVSTVLAETEDTWTQIFQQRGGQYEEPKLVLFSGRVDSACGLASSASGPFYCPGDRKVYLDTAFFQQLSGQFGASGDFAEAYVIAHEVGHHVQNLIGVLPKFNQMRKSMSEADANRMSVRVELQADCFAGVWGKYTDQKGILETGDLEEALNAAQKIGDDTLQRRSQGYVVPDSFNHGTSAQRVKWFRKGFTSGNMQACDTFTPSYQQL encoded by the coding sequence ATGGAATGGCGTGGCAGACGGCAATCGGACAATATCGAAGATCGCCGTGCGGATGGCGGCGGCGGTTTCCGTTCCGGTCCGGGCTTTCGGATTCCAATCGGTGGCGGCGGTCGCGGCGGTGGCATCGGGATCGGCGGGCTGATCTTCATCGTGATCGTCTGCTTCATTCTCGGCATCAATCCGCTCACGCTTCTATCTGGCGGCGATATCGATCTTGGCGGTGGTTCATCCGGTCAGCAGCAGGTTCAGCGCGCCCCGCAGAACGATGAAATGAAAGCGTTCGTTTCGACTGTTCTGGCGGAAACCGAAGATACCTGGACGCAAATTTTCCAGCAGCGTGGTGGCCAGTATGAGGAGCCAAAGCTAGTCCTGTTTTCGGGGCGGGTAGATTCGGCTTGCGGGCTTGCATCCTCGGCCAGTGGCCCGTTCTATTGCCCCGGCGACCGAAAGGTTTACCTCGACACAGCGTTTTTCCAGCAGCTATCGGGCCAATTTGGCGCATCGGGCGATTTTGCCGAAGCCTATGTCATTGCTCATGAAGTGGGTCATCACGTCCAGAACCTGATCGGTGTCCTCCCCAAATTCAACCAGATGCGCAAGTCCATGAGCGAGGCGGATGCCAACCGCATGTCTGTGCGCGTGGAACTTCAGGCTGATTGCTTTGCGGGCGTCTGGGGCAAGTACACCGACCAGAAGGGTATTCTGGAAACGGGCGATCTTGAGGAGGCGCTCAACGCCGCGCAGAAGATCGGGGACGACACCTTGCAGCGCCGCTCGCAGGGTTATGTTGTTCCGGACAGCTTCAACCACGGAACTTCGGCGCAGCGAGTCAAATGGTTCCGCAAGGGCTTTACGAGCGGCAACATGCAGGCCTGCGATACGTTCACGCCGAGCTACCAGCAGCTATGA
- a CDS encoding LytTR family DNA-binding domain-containing protein: MTAGSPVEFVPEIGENLGAANRIGVNVRVKFVRSVYLQFTLRELQRFFGSSRFWATIVIVSIVFTVVGPFGTGASMPFLRRLAFWLFLQVIAFSIASFVIVLALAVLSRGGRHRLPIMMIGAIIAALPIGLAVEVLQAGFTGQSMSVGSTFEQIKISLLLSPLLCALTYLTMSPPASERQADEPMDWRHESKPPAVSQPEPSSQSSAEELADPPILSRLKPQHRGRLLRLAVQDHYTEVVTSRGKELVLLRFSDALNETAPVSGQRIHRSHWVADDHIAHLKRANGRLVAVTKAGEELPVSRPNEAKIRLKFSDSQPS, encoded by the coding sequence ATGACGGCGGGTTCTCCGGTTGAATTCGTCCCCGAGATTGGCGAAAACCTGGGTGCAGCCAACCGGATTGGCGTCAATGTGAGGGTAAAGTTCGTGAGAAGCGTCTATTTGCAATTCACGCTTCGCGAATTGCAGAGGTTTTTCGGCTCGTCGCGATTCTGGGCGACGATCGTGATTGTCAGTATCGTGTTCACGGTTGTCGGGCCGTTCGGCACCGGCGCATCGATGCCCTTCCTTCGCCGCCTCGCCTTCTGGCTTTTCCTGCAGGTAATAGCTTTTTCCATCGCAAGCTTCGTCATCGTACTGGCACTCGCGGTCTTGAGTCGTGGCGGCAGACATCGACTCCCCATCATGATGATCGGCGCGATCATCGCAGCCTTGCCCATTGGCCTTGCGGTGGAAGTTTTGCAGGCGGGGTTTACGGGGCAGTCCATGTCTGTCGGGAGCACGTTCGAACAGATCAAGATTTCGCTCCTGCTCAGCCCCCTGCTCTGCGCCCTGACCTATCTGACGATGAGCCCGCCAGCATCTGAGAGGCAAGCGGATGAGCCGATGGATTGGCGGCACGAGAGCAAACCGCCCGCTGTCTCTCAGCCGGAGCCGTCGTCGCAATCCAGTGCAGAGGAACTTGCCGATCCGCCAATCCTGTCGCGGCTGAAACCCCAACACCGTGGCAGGTTGCTGAGGCTCGCTGTGCAGGACCACTACACTGAGGTGGTAACATCACGCGGCAAGGAACTGGTCCTGCTTCGCTTCAGCGACGCGCTGAACGAAACCGCGCCGGTTTCGGGCCAGCGCATTCACCGCTCGCATTGGGTGGCAGACGACCATATCGCCCACCTGAAACGCGCAAACGGAAGACTTGTGGCTGTGACGAAGGCTGGCGAAGAACTCCCCGTCAGTAGACCCAATGAGGCAAAGATCCGTCTCAAATTTTCTGACAGTCAACCTTCATAG
- a CDS encoding DUF2306 domain-containing protein — translation MMLAPLLEAPLAVQIHVAAVLPAAVLGAFLLIWKGRGTSLHRLFGKIWLFLMLATAGSSFFIHSLDMIWGFSPIHLLSIMVIVSSWRVYRTARAGNIRAHTATVRQLYFWGIVVAGGFTLVPHRMMHAVVVRDSSSTQLALLIFVVAVPLLAFYLQQNRKIRAVAAVDPIRATHHSS, via the coding sequence ATGATGCTTGCCCCTCTTCTTGAAGCGCCTCTCGCCGTCCAAATCCACGTTGCCGCTGTTTTGCCCGCCGCGGTGCTTGGTGCTTTCCTTCTCATCTGGAAGGGACGAGGAACTTCGCTTCACAGGCTGTTCGGCAAGATCTGGCTGTTTCTGATGCTCGCTACGGCGGGCTCCAGTTTCTTTATCCATAGCCTTGATATGATCTGGGGCTTTTCTCCAATCCACCTGTTATCGATCATGGTGATTGTCAGCAGCTGGCGCGTTTACCGGACTGCGCGTGCGGGAAACATCCGCGCGCATACCGCTACCGTTCGTCAGCTTTATTTCTGGGGCATCGTCGTGGCCGGCGGGTTCACGCTCGTTCCTCATCGAATGATGCATGCTGTCGTCGTCCGGGATAGTTCGTCCACGCAATTGGCCTTGCTGATCTTCGTGGTCGCTGTTCCCTTGCTGGCTTTCTACCTACAACAGAATCGGAAAATTCGAGCTGTTGCGGCTGTCGATCCGATCCGGGCAACCCATCACTCCAGTTGA
- a CDS encoding MATE family efflux transporter, with protein MSTVLASAQSSSMSDNSWGSHVKSTIGLGVPFVGAQLAQMAINTTDVVMVGWLGTTELAAVVLASQMFFVVFIFGSGFSNAVIPLVAQAVGRGDQKQARRSVRMGMWVVIAYGIVTAPILFFSKEILLTLGQAPDVAELAQSYLRILQWGMFPALLVMVLRSFASALQRAGIVLYVTLGMFAFNAVVDYGLIFGNLGMPKLGLNGAAIASLSANLLGFALLVAYIQSREEMRAYEIFVRFWRPDWSAFREIFAVGLPIGFTILAEAGLFTAASLLMGMLGKLELAAHGIALQLASIAFMVPLGLAQVATVRVGLAYGRGDHLGVKRAAVAVLVVGLGFSIVGSTLFAVAPASLGRLFLDTSLPDAQRVLELAVPLIMLAGAFQLFDGLQAVAAGLLRGLKDTQVPMVLALIAYWPIGFVFAWVFAFPLEWRGPGVWIGFVTGLTAAAVMLCVRFWLLVRERG; from the coding sequence ATGTCCACCGTTCTTGCGTCAGCGCAGTCCTCATCGATGTCTGATAACTCGTGGGGCTCCCATGTAAAGTCGACCATCGGGCTTGGCGTTCCGTTTGTCGGCGCGCAACTGGCGCAGATGGCGATCAATACGACGGATGTGGTGATGGTCGGCTGGCTGGGGACGACCGAACTGGCGGCCGTGGTGCTTGCCAGCCAGATGTTCTTCGTTGTCTTTATTTTCGGCAGCGGTTTTTCCAATGCTGTGATTCCGCTTGTAGCGCAGGCTGTCGGGCGAGGGGACCAGAAGCAGGCGCGCCGTTCGGTGCGAATGGGAATGTGGGTGGTGATAGCCTATGGCATCGTCACGGCGCCGATCCTGTTCTTCTCCAAGGAGATTCTGCTGACTCTGGGGCAGGCGCCTGACGTTGCTGAATTGGCGCAATCCTATCTTCGCATTCTCCAGTGGGGCATGTTTCCGGCGCTGCTGGTGATGGTGCTGCGCTCCTTTGCCAGTGCCTTGCAGCGCGCGGGTATCGTGCTTTACGTCACGCTTGGCATGTTCGCCTTCAATGCGGTAGTCGATTACGGCCTCATCTTCGGCAATCTCGGCATGCCGAAGCTCGGGCTCAATGGTGCCGCGATTGCCTCGCTGAGCGCCAACCTTTTGGGGTTTGCGTTGCTGGTGGCCTATATCCAGAGCCGCGAGGAAATGCGTGCCTACGAGATTTTCGTGCGCTTCTGGCGTCCGGACTGGAGTGCCTTTCGGGAGATCTTTGCGGTGGGTTTGCCCATTGGCTTCACCATTCTTGCTGAGGCGGGCCTCTTCACGGCTGCATCGCTGCTGATGGGTATGCTTGGAAAGCTGGAACTGGCGGCGCACGGCATTGCCCTGCAACTGGCGTCAATCGCCTTCATGGTGCCGCTTGGACTGGCGCAAGTTGCCACTGTGCGTGTGGGTCTTGCCTATGGTCGCGGAGACCATCTTGGCGTCAAGCGCGCGGCGGTGGCTGTGCTGGTGGTGGGCCTGGGCTTTTCTATCGTTGGAAGTACGCTGTTTGCGGTGGCTCCGGCTTCCCTTGGCCGGCTGTTCCTGGATACGAGCCTGCCGGATGCCCAGCGCGTGTTGGAGCTTGCGGTGCCGCTCATCATGCTGGCAGGCGCATTTCAGTTGTTCGATGGGCTGCAGGCAGTTGCTGCGGGGCTTCTGCGCGGCTTGAAGGATACGCAGGTGCCGATGGTGCTCGCGCTGATCGCCTATTGGCCCATCGGTTTCGTATTTGCCTGGGTCTTTGCTTTCCCTCTGGAATGGCGCGGGCCGGGCGTCTGGATCGGGTTTGTGACTGGTCTTACAGCAGCAGCCGTCATGCTGTGCGTGCGTTTCTGGCTTCTTGTCAGGGAACGGGGCTGA
- the carA gene encoding glutamine-hydrolyzing carbamoyl-phosphate synthase small subunit produces the protein MTNTAPWTSRKPTAVLVLADGTVIEGVGIGATGKVTAEVCFNTALTGYQEILTDPSYLGQIVTFTFPHIGNIGTNDEDVEDLTPAARRGAVGTIFKADITEPSNYRAAKHLNDWLASRGIIGLSGIDTRALTAWIREHGAPNAVIAHDPNGVFDIEALKAEARAWSGLVDLDLAKEATSGQSSHWTEKPWVWNEGYDNLKADDAKYHIVCVDYGVKRNILRLFTGLDCKVTVVPANTSAEDIMALNPDGVFLSNGPGDPAATGKYAVPVIQQIIKTETPTFGICLGHQMLGLALGAKTEKMHQGHHGANHPVKDHTTGKVEIVSMNHGFAIDSKSLPEGVEETHISLFDGSNCGLRLAGKPVFSVQHHPEASPGPQDSHYLFRRFINLVRERKGEAALAER, from the coding sequence ATGACCAACACTGCACCCTGGACCTCTCGCAAGCCAACGGCCGTCCTTGTCCTCGCGGATGGTACGGTAATCGAAGGCGTCGGTATTGGCGCCACGGGCAAGGTGACGGCAGAAGTCTGCTTCAACACTGCGCTCACCGGCTATCAGGAAATCCTGACAGACCCGTCCTATCTCGGACAGATCGTCACCTTCACCTTTCCGCACATCGGCAATATCGGCACCAACGACGAAGACGTGGAAGACCTGACGCCAGCAGCACGCCGCGGCGCAGTGGGTACCATCTTCAAGGCGGATATCACCGAGCCATCGAACTACCGTGCGGCGAAGCACCTGAACGACTGGCTGGCAAGCCGCGGCATCATCGGCCTTTCGGGTATCGACACCCGTGCGCTGACTGCCTGGATCCGCGAGCATGGCGCACCGAACGCGGTTATCGCCCACGACCCGAACGGCGTGTTCGACATCGAAGCGCTGAAGGCGGAAGCCCGCGCGTGGAGCGGTCTGGTGGATCTCGACCTCGCCAAGGAAGCCACATCAGGTCAGTCTTCGCACTGGACCGAAAAGCCATGGGTCTGGAATGAAGGCTATGACAACCTCAAGGCAGACGACGCGAAGTATCACATCGTCTGCGTCGACTATGGTGTGAAGCGCAACATTCTGCGCCTCTTCACCGGCTTGGATTGCAAGGTAACCGTCGTTCCTGCCAACACGTCTGCTGAAGACATCATGGCGCTGAACCCGGATGGCGTATTCCTGTCAAACGGTCCGGGCGATCCGGCGGCAACTGGCAAGTATGCGGTGCCGGTCATCCAGCAGATCATCAAGACGGAAACACCGACATTCGGCATTTGCCTTGGCCACCAGATGCTGGGTCTGGCGCTTGGCGCGAAGACCGAGAAAATGCATCAGGGGCACCATGGCGCCAACCATCCGGTCAAGGATCACACCACCGGCAAGGTCGAGATCGTTTCCATGAACCACGGCTTCGCAATCGACTCGAAGTCGCTGCCGGAAGGTGTGGAAGAGACTCACATTTCGCTGTTCGATGGCAGCAATTGCGGTCTGCGCCTCGCAGGCAAGCCCGTCTTCTCGGTCCAGCATCACCCGGAAGCATCGCCCGGCCCGCAGGACAGCCACTACCTGTTCCGCCGCTTCATCAACCTGGTGCGTGAGCGCAAGGGTGAGGCTGCACTGGCCGAGCGCTGA